The nucleotide window CTCTGCGGGCAGATCGGCTGTCTGGAGACGATTACCGGCGGCAGGCAGATTGCGCTCAGGTTTGGGCGCGAGGCGGCGGAGATCACTGATGCTGGCTTCTGGCAGGAACTTACGGAGGCGCTGGCGCTGGGCATCGTCAATCTCGCCCGGATGACGCGCGTTGAGGCCATTGCTATCAGCGGCGGGATGGCTCTGCACGCCCCTTATCTCAGAGAACATCTGCCAGAGCGGGTCGCTGCTCTCTGCGCGCGAGACGCGCCGCAACTTTTCTGGTCGCAGTTGGGTGAGAACGCGCCGCTGCTTGGCGCGGCATTGCTGCTGGAGACGCCAGAGGCGGCGATTATCCATTAGGAGGACACTGGAGGGCGGCGTCAAACGCTCCCTTCAGCATAGGCGCGGGCAAAGCGCGCTGCCCAGGTGGCGTTGTTGACGAGCAGGGCGAGGTTGGCGCTTACGCTCTGGCCTTCGGTGGCCTGGGCGATGCGCGAGAGCAGGAACGGCGTGACCGCCGCGCCAGTGATACGCTGGGCTTCGGCCTGGGCGAGCGCGTCATTGATGAGCGTCTCCAGGGCTGCCAGGTCCATCGCGTGTTCCGCCGGAATGGGGCAGGCGACCAGGATGCCGTTGCCAAGCCTGCCCTGCCACTGCGCGCGAGCGACGGCGGCTATGTCTCTGGCGCTGTCGGCGCGGTGGGGCGCGCGATAGCCGCTGCTGTGGGCGTAAAAGGCCGGGAAATCGGGGGTTTGGAAGGCGATCACCGGCACGCCCTGTGTTTCCAGATATTCCAACGTCAGCCCCAGGTCAAGGATGGATTTGGCTCCGGCGCAGACGGTCAGGACCGGCGTGCGCGCCAGTTCGAGAAGATCGGCGGAGATGTCCATGCTGCGCTCGGCCCCACGATGCACGCCGCCGATGCCGCCGGTAGCGAAAAAACGAATGCCCGCAAGCTGGGCGCAAGCCAGTGTGCCTGCCACCGTGGTTGCGCCCAGGCGGTGCTGT belongs to Ktedonobacterales bacterium and includes:
- a CDS encoding pseudouridine-5'-phosphate glycosidase, yielding MSNQSTSTYLAIAEEVRVALADGRPVVALESTVIAHGLPYPTNVEAAHLMEDAVRSEGVVPATIGLLEGQIVVGLSSTHIERLARADTEEVAKVSRRDLAVVLAQHRLGATTVAGTLACAQLAGIRFFATGGIGGVHRGAERSMDISADLLELARTPVLTVCAGAKSILDLGLTLEYLETQGVPVIAFQTPDFPAFYAHSSGYRAPHRADSARDIAAVARAQWQGRLGNGILVACPIPAEHAMDLAALETLINDALAQAEAQRITGAAVTPFLLSRIAQATEGQSVSANLALLVNNATWAARFARAYAEGSV